From a region of the Streptococcus ruminantium genome:
- the nth gene encoding endonuclease III produces MVLSNKRARKVIEEIIALYPDAKPSLDFRNHFELLVAVLLSAQTTDAAVNKATPGLFAAFPTPEAMATAETKEIEPYISRLGLYRNKAKFLKECAQQLLDRHDGIVPQTREELEALAGVGRKTANVVMSVGFGIPAFAVDTHVGRICKHHDIVKKSATPLETEKRVMEVLPPELWLPAHQAMIYFGREVCHPKNPECEKFPQLYDFD; encoded by the coding sequence ATGGTATTATCAAATAAACGCGCACGCAAAGTTATTGAAGAAATTATTGCTCTTTATCCTGATGCTAAACCCAGCTTAGATTTTCGCAATCATTTTGAACTTTTAGTAGCTGTTCTTCTATCTGCTCAAACGACAGATGCAGCAGTTAATAAGGCGACTCCTGGCTTGTTTGCGGCTTTTCCAACTCCAGAGGCAATGGCAACAGCAGAAACAAAGGAGATCGAGCCCTATATTTCTCGTTTGGGTCTTTATCGCAATAAAGCTAAGTTTTTAAAGGAATGTGCCCAGCAACTACTAGACCGACATGATGGAATCGTTCCGCAGACACGTGAGGAATTGGAAGCTCTAGCAGGAGTGGGTCGCAAAACTGCTAATGTCGTCATGAGTGTTGGTTTTGGTATTCCTGCCTTCGCCGTAGATACTCATGTCGGACGTATTTGCAAACATCATGATATTGTGAAAAAATCTGCAACACCATTAGAGACAGAGAAGCGTGTGATGGAAGTTTTACCACCGGAGCTCTGGCTTCCGGCTCATCAAGCCATGATATATTTTGGACGTGAGGTCTGTCATCCTAAAAATCCTGAGTGTGAAAAGTTCCCACAGTTATATGATTTTGACTAA
- a CDS encoding NAD(P)H-hydrate dehydratase, whose protein sequence is MNLQQLCQHVIQARPRDSHKGSFGRVLLVGGLYPYGGAIIMAALSTVNSGAGLVTVATEGDNISALHSHLPEAMAFPIEDTALFTEILTNSDLVLIGPGLGDNSRAEQLLDFVLEQLTEWQTLILDGSALTLIARKHRKDFPCKQVILTPHQKEWERLSTIPVTEQNSEKNLQALKTFQDYTILVSKGSATQVLQTQPERSTPIMVGGPYQAMGGMGDTLAGMIAGFAVQFPHAQLYERVLVATYLHSYIADQLAEQQYIVKPTDISKEIQQTMRYFQNQE, encoded by the coding sequence ATGAATCTGCAACAACTTTGTCAGCATGTCATCCAAGCTAGGCCACGTGATAGTCATAAGGGCAGTTTTGGGCGTGTCTTGCTTGTTGGTGGTCTCTATCCCTATGGAGGAGCTATTATCATGGCCGCCCTTTCTACAGTCAATAGCGGAGCTGGTTTAGTGACTGTTGCTACCGAAGGCGATAATATCTCTGCTCTACACAGTCATCTTCCTGAAGCTATGGCTTTTCCAATAGAAGATACCGCCTTATTCACTGAGATCTTGACCAATAGTGATTTAGTGTTGATTGGTCCGGGGTTAGGAGATAATAGCAGAGCGGAACAGTTATTAGATTTTGTATTAGAACAACTTACCGAGTGGCAAACTTTGATCCTTGATGGTTCTGCATTGACCTTAATTGCAAGAAAACATAGAAAAGACTTTCCTTGCAAACAAGTCATCCTTACGCCTCATCAGAAGGAATGGGAACGACTATCTACCATCCCTGTGACTGAGCAAAATTCCGAAAAAAACTTGCAGGCTCTAAAAACTTTCCAAGATTATACAATCTTGGTTTCTAAAGGCTCTGCTACACAAGTTCTCCAAACTCAGCCAGAGCGTTCCACTCCCATAATGGTCGGTGGTCCTTATCAGGCTATGGGAGGGATGGGAGATACCTTAGCTGGTATGATTGCAGGTTTTGCGGTTCAATTCCCACATGCTCAGCTCTATGAGAGAGTCCTTGTGGCTACCTATCTACATTCTTATATCGCAGATCAGTTGGCCGAACAGCAATACATTGTCAAGCCGACCGACATCTCCAAAGAAATTCAGCAAACCATGCGTTACTTTCAAAATCAAGAATAA